GAGTCGGTGGTTATGATGGAGGTAGAGCCAGACATCCATATCGGGAAAACTGTAACGAAGAAAGCGGCGCAGAGATCTGCTGGAATGGCAATCATGGGCGcgttcaaaaatattcctcaGAAAACCGTCCCTGTTACTAGCAAGACTGTTAAAAGTACTGCTCTCCCCGTGAATCCTCCGCAGACATCCCTGCTGAAGAAAAACCTGGTGCCGAACAGGGCGAGAAAATCTTTGACAGCGGCCGGTCAGGCTCCACAATCGTCATTCCTATCCCAAAGGCTGACTGCCCCAGCTACTACAATTAAAAAGCTTCCTGTCGTCCCCCaacaggtaaaaaaaatttaaaaatctttcaaaccTCTAATTatttggtattaaaaaaaacagcaacaaaaattcatcCTGCTGACAACCCAAGCACCTATTCAGGTGGAGAAGAAAGATTCCAAGCCTGAGaatcaaaatcattcaacAGTTCCGAGCGCTGCAGGACCGGCGATTGCCAAACTCAATTCCTTGGCTGACAATGTTAGTTTTGAATTACAATCTTTCAATcgaattaaactaatttaaggggattttcaatttcagttgGCAGACAATATTAGACAGACGGTGTACACGCTGATAAATGACTTGGCCCAGAAGAGTGCTGAGGAAGATTTGAAGACTGAAAACGCGCAGCTGAAGCTGCAGCTGGAGGCAGAGCGGTGGTACCACAGGACGACCATCGAAGAATTGAAAAGGAACCATGGtgcgtaaataaaatatgtaaaggGATCTCCTAGGTTGCCATGTTTTAGCTTGTGGtgtgttaatttaattcaagcaCTATCTGGTATAGTAAGGTTTTTAAGAGATCGCCATTTAAGACGGACACCtacaaacaacaaattttcttgaatgcaattgtaatgaaaaaatgtgtttcctCATTCTAGATGTGGTCCTGCAAGACTTTGAAACGACGGTCGAGCAAAGCACGATGAGAGCCAAAATGGAGATGCAGAAGATCTCTGAGGCGGAGATGAAGCAAACCATCGATGAGGTGAAGAGGAAAACCTGGTGCACAGTTTGCCTCAACGAAGGGACCCTGTATTGTTGCTGGAACACTAGCTACTGCGGCTTCCCTTGCCAGGTATAATAACTGACTTGTTGCTTtacacataaattttattcaacgcACTTGCAGAGAAAGCACTGGACAGAACACAAACGCACGTGCAAGGCTAAGTCTGTGAGCATGCCCAAAGTAAGTGAGTTCGGCAACACCCACCACAATGGTCCAGCCCTTGCTCaaagtacaaaaaataataaaatcaactaCACAGCGGTCGCAGGATCTATGAGTAACCAAACCAATGGAACTGTCGCGAAAAATGCGAGGAAAGTTATCTCATATACTCCCCAGCATCCTGTGTTAGGTTCggtaagaaaatattaaattattattaccatttttgcaattttatataattggataataaaatttacttaatggCAGAGActacaagaataaaaaacttataagcttgaattaagaaaaaaaacatgctAAAAGTCTGTGAATATTAGAGTTTGAGCTTGCATTCAACACTGGGCTAATgaataagcaaaaaatcatcttATTACAAGCCATATGAACCATTTAGTATCTTAAATCCGCTGAAAGTTtgtgcttaaaaattttagtaatgCTTTACTTCGAGCAAACTTAATGTTGCAAGAAATAAACTTACAATCAGTAAAACGTAAAATTGAAGCTTACATATTCTAAGCTCCCCTTAtcgaatttttctaaatttttggtaTCGTTATTAAAAATCGTGTATATTtgatacttaaaaaatatatttggatgccatttaaaactttatttcgcTATGATAATCAGACTAATCAGAGACGACCATTTTGCtaaccaaaaaaattgttaaaaatacacaGCACCATAGAAATTCttgtataatattaattttaacgctAAAGCTTTATATTTTAGATTCCTTTGTCAGTTCCAAAAATAACCCATAAAGTCCTgccacaaaacatttttttatgtaatttctCGCCAATGCTCTTGCATCAAACtatagcaaaattattaattttcacccTTAGCCAAAATTCCACTCCAACAGCATGTGGTTTTGATTTCCAGGCTACTGACGTGACAGCTGCCGTCCCACAGATGGTAACATTGTCAAAGACTGTATTGTCCGCGGAAAATTTTGAGgtaattattcatatttttctcattaaaacaaaacagctATTTTCTTTACATATAAAAAacagcttcctcggtgtaaATCAATTAGTGAAGTATTTTCCATAGATCTACAGAAATGTCCTGAGGTTTTCCTCAGCCCTTGGGCGGGGCAGAAATGTACTATGGCTGCAACCAAGTTGAGTAGGACATTTCTGTAGATATTcgggaaaataaacagcttgaAACACACCGGGggagctgcatttaattttaactgaaaaattatgactACAACAtgtgcttctgccttcattggcatctatcaacataaataaaaactaatttctgTTTTAGCCCAACGTGCACATCATGGTGGGCTCTGGGAGCAACAAAACGCAAGCGAAACTCGCACAAAGCATCCATCACAATGCCCTGCCGTCGACGATTACGACAAGACCAGTGCATACCATGGCGAAAAACAGCACGCCAGCGACGCAGGTAACTACGACACCCCTCTTTCAGTTCTACAAAGAGTCGACCGAGTGAGTTAACAAAAAGTTAGTGCTCTTACGTGTTGTGTTGCGTCCGGCGAGAACCGTTCACAAACGCTCTTCTTCAATGTACAATCTACACCGTAGGGAAAGTTTATTCATGACACTTCCTTGAATCTCAGAATCGAATTGGATCAGTGATATGAATCGTGAACAATGTTCATTGTGCGAagttattgaataatttctgTACGTCATTCCGCTTCATTTCATCATAACTAGGTGTTGCGATTACTGTGTTCTCTATAACATCTACtacgcttttaatttttattttaatctctgATGTAGCAATTAAATGAGTCGACTCAATTTACATCAATTGTTATTTCACAAACTTAGttgtatatataatatatagttCGACCTCTTACAAGTGGTGCTAAATCCTCTTCGCTGCCATTTCTCGGCAAAATAAACTGTCTCAGATTGATTTTGagcttgtaaaataattttgattctttTATTTGCACGTGTAAAAATCAGTCTAGTTAAAATCGAGGAGCTATCGTTGCCCGCGATTCCTTGGGAGCGAGGGTGAACCCGCCGACTGGTTCAACTGACGGCGGCTCCTCTCCAGGGGTCACTGACAGGGTGAATCGCTGCATTATGGCAGTGAAGAAAAGAAATAGATTGTTCCTCGCCAGGGACTCTCCCAAACACTGCCGCTTTcctaaagttttaaattaatcgtcAGTCGTGATTTTgaattaggaaatttaaaacctaCCTAAGCCAAAGGGAACCAGAGACTCTTGCTTGAGGAGTCTTCCCTCGTCGTTCAAAAACCGTTCGGGTCTGAAGTTTTCGGGGTCGGACCAAATTTTTGGCTCCATGTGAATGCCAGACAGATTCATCAAAATCCGCGCGTTCTGTAGTATCAGACACGTGCTTAACTAGTTATTCTTTCCATTCGGAAGAGGCACAAAGTTAGAATGTCAATCAATTCGAATGAAACTAGGCGTGATCATTGCCAAAAATGTCCTgttttcctaaattaaaaaattgccgtAGTTACAAGGGCACAAAGTTGTGGGTTTTAGCAAAACgcccttaaaatttaattttcacagctttgagaattgtaaattatacaaattcaACGCAATTTGATTTGCGTGAGTTgaaaaaaacgtattttttctgacacctaaaaaataaagggaaattttcaaatattttattttcgaactGGTTTTAAGCAAATCGTGCCAAATAATGAAAGTAACATTAGTggcttttaaaagtttttctgGGGGGTTGAAACTGATTAACCATCCTTACGGGGTGTTTTAATAAACTTAAGCCAAAATCAGCCTTCTTATTGGTgtcgattaaaatatttttcccaatcaaaacttttttagcttaggcaattttttattttgaaataaattttggttcatCACCTTCGTATATAAAGACAATTATTGACACATTAAGTTTCATTCAAATCGATTATTGGTCCTTTCGAATTTTGCGTCAAGCTCCCAAATACCTTCTCTACCGTATTTAAACCCACCTTTGGAATTGTGTACCCTTGGAAAGAAACGTCCGTGTTGCACGTTGACAGTGGAGCGTGAGGCACGGCCATTGGCACCACCGTGCTCACCCTGAGGACCTCCATGATCGTGGCGTCCGTGTAGGGCAAACTGCAAAGGCCTTTTAAGGGAATCCGCTCATTACTAATATTTTAGCAACTGACCTCGTCCTGTCTTCTAATCCGGGCAGCCGTTCTTGGCCGACGACTTCGTCGAGCTCCATTTGGACCCGCTTTTGAACGTGCGGATACCTGACCATGTAAACCAGGGCGAAGGTGATCGAGTTGAACGTAGTGTCCAGGCCTGCCATGAAAAGGTCGCGGCACACCTCCGTCAAACACCTCTCTGAGAtatatttcgttttaattgaaaattgcagacagaatatttgaaaatttaccgGTGAAAGTCGTGTCTTTTCcctttattttgttgttctcCATTTCAATCAGGTAGATATCGATGAAGTCCCTGGGATTGTCCGAATCCAACGTGGCTTTGTGGTTGTTGATATCCTCTGCTAGAAAGCTGATAAGTTTCTTCCTGACGGCCAGAATCTTGCTTTTCTCGGTCAAAAACGGCGCGTAACGCGTCAGCATTgggaaattatttgcaatgcCGCCGGAGGCGTCGGTGA
The nucleotide sequence above comes from Cloeon dipterum chromosome X, ieCloDipt1.1, whole genome shotgun sequence. Encoded proteins:
- the LOC135947301 gene encoding methyl farnesoate epoxidase-like, with translation MAVTLILALLVVVFVWWSASKKPPNYPPGPRRWPILGNILSMRGRPLYLIARDLKERYGNVVGLYVGSQPLVIISGYAAVKEASSREDLSGRPASELSLEIGNGLIRGLIFSQGELWREQRRFTLRQLRDLGFGKRSMEGLIHEEVNSLILEVGRMAGADWSQSVELNKVLGTSGINVLWHVMAGRRYAHGDPKLKELTGMIKELLTITDASGGIANNFPMLTRYAPFLTEKSKILAVRKKLISFLAEDINNHKATLDSDNPRDFIDIYLIEMENNKIKGKDTTFTERCLTEVCRDLFMAGLDTTFNSITFALVYMVRYPHVQKRVQMELDEVVGQERLPGLEDRTSLPYTDATIMEVLRVSTVVPMAVPHAPLSTCNTDVSFQGYTIPKNARILMNLSGIHMEPKIWSDPENFRPERFLNDEGRLLKQESLVPFGLGKRQCLGESLARNNLFLFFTAIMQRFTLSVTPGEEPPSVEPVGGFTLAPKESRATIAPRF